The genomic segment cggTTTTTAAATGATGAGAATATtcctattagtttttaagttatgggGCTCTGAAGTGAGCGCTCACTTTAAGAAACTGGCGTCGCTTTGAGACTCTACTACCTAAAATgctcaatatctcaaaaattcttagtttgattattttaaaccttaaacaatattttttacgtaTATTCTCCAGAATATCATGCTTAATCTTTCATTAGTTTTAAAGATATTGGAGTTTGAGTAAGGCGTCGCAGAACGTCACTGCTTACTAGTTGAAGTGTCGATATCTCCAAACTCCAAATTCTTACCTTAACTAGTTTGAGctttaagcaatatttttaaagaatattcctgTGAGTATCATGCTTTCTATTTCATGAGGATAACGATGAACGTAGACTCTATTCTaatccaactgcctggaaaaattaggAAGTTTTTCAAAAGTAAGAGGCAGAAGTCTCTGCTAGGAATCGTCGCTTTACGCTCCTTATTTACccttttattagatttttactaaacatttttcagttttctcgattttcttgtttaattttcttagtatttcattaattagtaattttttctgtatttttcatttttttttgcaaacagtGCTGAGAGTAACTAAGAAACTGGAAAAAAGCGAGGAACTActaaacattgtacatagaaaagCAAATACAAAAATCTCATTAAAGGCATTTATTTTCCTTCCAGAGTTCCCTAGTCCAAATGCCTGTTTAATACTAAACGAGTTtagcttttaatttttactgcattttattttgttaatcgTTGGTCTCTTCTTTCATCACTGACTCTTTACTaaaacacagaaaaaaaaatagctcTTGTTATCCCTCATATGCCTATAAGAGCTAAACTTTATGCAAACAATTGATATACAAagggattaaaataaaaacacacatCTCCTACTTCtacatttaatatataaactacaaaaaatacttttaagtaAATACCCATTAAACATATGACAAAACGTATCACAAAACTTAATTTACAGTCGATAtcttaacattattattattattatcgtaTATAGTCGACGCAGATAATTGTCTCCTAGAGGTAATATCACAGAAAGCTGTTTTATTAACAAGATTTTCacagtaaaaaaaacccttaaCTTAATACCTCAAGTTGCTgcaataaaaccgttggatctcGTTCTCGCTACGTGTCCTCTGATGTCTCTGGTACTCCGCCCCCCTGTTCATAGGGAAATCGTACGATCGCTTCCTCTTCCTGATCTCTTCTTCTTGCCGCGAATTATCGAACTCGATTACGTTGATGTAACATTGGGGCTGCTCGGCCCCTTCTTGGGGATCCGGTTTGTATAACTGGATGAAGTGACGTTTGGTCGTGGCGGTTGTTGGTTCGGGGGGATCGATTGCTTTTATATCTTTTTGCCAGAAATCCCTAAGGAGATTAAGAGAAGGTTTGTACAAAGCAGTCATCCTGATATAATGGTGGCAAATATTCTGAGGCTTAATTGGCTCAAGAGATTTAAATTAGAGTTGATGGAAACTTTGCAAATATTTAGTTACAGTCTTGATAGCCTACAATATAGCTATGGTTCTATAAGAGAAATTATTGTGTGGGTGTAAGAATGCTTTACTCTGATAAAATGGtggaacttttttaatattatgccTTACCATTTTAAAATCGATGTAAATCCCTCGTAAATGGTCTGAAACGCGTAGAAGAACTGCAATATAACGAAATCCACCAGACTGATGACTTGTTGACTTTTCTTTCCTGCCATGACAGGCGACCCTCGTCCAGGTAAACCGATCGAAAAACTGTCGAATTTCGCTGCAACAAACGAAAcgaaaaaatttcctaaaactgTTTCCTGATAAATAAGTTAATCGTTATAAAGATAATATACGGTGGTTTCTAAGAATAACTTGCACGCCTTTAAAACGGATTTATGGCGAAAAAAACGACAGTTTAATCATCTATTTTGCACCGAGACTGGCACGTTTCATCGATCTTTACGAGCTAATTATTATTGGCTTATCTTTAATGCAGATAAATACAACGAATTTCCAATGAGTTGATAGATATTTTTTCCGTGAGGCGTTTCTTGtgttgttttcttaatttactaagaaatattattgaaaatcagTAATCACATCGATTgggaaaatttatttacatactttATCGGACGTCCAGGTCCAGCCAACGTtcactgtatattttataaataacttcaATCAGACGTCAAGCCATAACAAAGTGTGACGTTCAGATTGTGGATTCTGAAATGAAATGTTAACGTCGACATATAAATGAATAATGTTTGTGCCTTCAACATCATAAATTATAACGTTGACGTTAAATTAACTTGGCTAAAGCTGGAGTATGTAAGAACCTTGCACGTCAATAAATGTCAACGTCAACATTTGAAATAGGTGTAATTCctgtttttcttataaaaatttatattttattattgatggttaaaaaatattatatgtagtatttaattttaaaatttgaatttcgcgcctttAGATATAACGTCATATGCGTCGACAGACATTAAAAGCATGTGtaaagaatattcttctgaatattgtgctatttatttcatgaaaatattctcaGTAGCTTTTGAgttattggactttgaagtcaTTGATCATCTGGATGAATAAACATCGTCAATGGACACCACTGGCTGGCTATAAAGGCCTATATCTCGACAATTCTTTCTCGAATCATTTTGAAcctcaaataacttttttacaaagTATTCCCtaaaataatatgctttttaaatgaTGAGAATATTTCCATTCGTTCTCAAGATATTGGGCTTCGAAGTGAGTGTTCACTTTAAGAAACTGACGTCGCTTTTAGACTGTACAACCTAAAATtcccaatatctcaaaaattcttagttttattattttaaaccttaaacaattttttttaagtatattctgcagaatatcatgctttttaaattatgagaatattcctATTCGTTTTGAAGATAATAGAGTTTGAAGTCAGGCGGTTTAAAGGTTCATATCTCCAAAATTCTCGCCTTAACTTGTTTGAGCTccaagcaatatttttaaagaatattcctgTGAATATTATGCTTTCTATGTCATGAGGATATTCCTATTCCAACtgcctaaaaaagtttttcaaaaaataaaaaatttgaggCAGAAGTATCTGCTAGATTCCAGAGGGTGGAAACCATAAAAACAGTCCCTTTATGCTCCTTTCTTAGTTTTCCTGGATTTTCATTTGTAATTTTCttagtatttctttaattagtaattttttctgtatttccTAATTTATTTTGCAAACGGTGCCGGAAGTAaccaaaaaactggaaaaagaCGAGGAACAACTAATGATTGTACCTAGAGAAgccaatataaaaatatgattaaaggGTAAACAATTACaggcatttaattttctttcagagTTCCCtagttcaaatgcctggaagaaaattaagaagcattaaaagcatttatAAGGAATATTCCTTGCGCtatttatttcatgaaaatattcccagtagtttttgagttattggactttgaagtcaTTGATCAAACCAATGCCTATAAGGAGCTATATCTCGAAAATTCTTGCTTGAAACATTTTGAAgcttaaactttatttttacagAATGTTATctaaaatcatatattttttaaatgacgaGAATACTCGcattagttttcaagatattgggCTCGGAAGTGCGTGCTCGCTTTAAAAAACTGTCGTCGCGTCGCTCTTAGATTCTACTATCTAGAATGaccaatatcttaaaaatccttggtttgattattttaaactataaagaatatttgttaaGTATATTCTCCAGAATCTgatgctttttaaattatgagaatattttCATTAGTCTTGAAGATATTGGAGTTTGAAGGCACGGGTCGCAGGATATCACTGCTTACTAGTTTAAGAGTCGATATCTGGAAATGTTCCTGTGAATATTATGCTTTCTATTTCATGAGGATAGATCATCTGGAAAATCAGATATTGGCCGTCATTTCTCAGAGGTAGCCGCAGATTGTGCGTTGGCGAAACGTTCAAATTGACGTTCAATTAGACGTACGAAAAACCACTATATTTTATGAggaaaacgttatttttttatagcatcCTATAAATCGTTTACTCTTCCTCATAATGTCCACAGACTCGAACTGACAATCGACGGTTATCATAGAACATATTGCATCTAGCCAACATTCACTGTCTACTTCATAAATAACCTCAATCTGACTTGAAGTCATATCAAACTCATCTGACGTTCAGACTCACGCAGAGGATTCTGAACTGAAATGTTAACGTCGACTGAATGAATGAATCACGTTTGTGCCTTATTTGATGTTGAACCAACATTAACTTGGTTAAAGTCGGAGTATATAAGAACTCCGCGCTGAGATGCCAACGTCAagatataaatgaaaaatgttcTGCCTCCAACGTTAAGGGAAAGTGTAAGTATGCGGTTGGATTTTTCCGTTTATTAGTTGCCACGTTGACGACTGAACGGCAAAGTTTTTTAGTGCCATAACGGGTATATTGTGCGTTTGTGGGATGTTCAAATTGACGTTCAATTGAACAAACGGAAgaccaaaatgttattttttattgcatcctATATAAACAGTTTACATTTTATCACAATGTCAACTAGTCGCGCGATTACCTTCGATTCCAACCGACAACCTGCGATTATctataattacaaatatttgcCGACGTGCATGCGAGGAACGAAATTACAAAATTACCGGTAATAaggttatttattaaatatgattttaaattaaatttttaaagcgaCGCGATGTCTGGTTCCGGTTAAACATTGTAACAAACTGACTCATCATCCGctctatattataataatataaaataattaattaaaatgataatGTCGTAATgagattaattaattatgatggagtaattatttcaagttattcGTTCGATAAAGGTTATGCTTTATATgcattattaatttgtaaatgaAATATTCTACTCAATATATGTGTTAATGAATGCGGTGGTAAACAATGCGGTATTGTATTGAGATTTCaaaagaaatatgtaatttttcaaTGTCACGGCTAAGTATGTGTAACCTTCTTTAAAGACGAGGAGCGCTATAGAGGGAATGTTGAACCACGGGTGCAACAGTTTACCGCCCAATTAGGTCTTTATTTAAGGCATTTGTAACGTTATTTAGAGAGAAATTGCGCCAATATAGTTTCAAATGttagagaatttatttattttatataaaaagaaaaaattcatCCAGAGGCAAATATCATAATTGGATAATGTTAACAAACAAAGAACCATGCGCCAAATTTTAAAGTCGAGATTTTTAACGAAATAAGTTTATTGCACATAAAACACTTATAAACAATTATGATGTTATATTCCTAAAAGTAGAGTGTCTGCGTATATAATGTAAACTATCTATAGTCAAATAAAgctatatttgtaaaaaaaaatgttgataactTAGATATTTTACGGATGGTTCACtactactattattataatgcgATATTAAAAAGAGAACCAAACGCCTGGTTCCTTTGCAAAAACTTccttttctgaaaaatttggtttttaaatcgCATGTTATTTAAAGGCCGTAAATATTTGgttctttattattaatctttAAAGGCCATTTCTGGATTTCTTTGATTACATTTCTTAATGTACATGAAACATAGGATggttccttttttaaaaacgagaaaatacataaaaagcatttttgaaaaatgataaaatgaaaataattgaaaccCTCAAAATTCTCTTAAGCGGgcaaaatagttaaaaaaataacagcTTGCTTTTTATGagtataatttatacaaaaatatctaattgttataacaaaattaattaacttaaacgtaaacatttatttgggattttctttggcctattatgtaaaaaaaaacattattgcgttaaaaaaaaaattatcaaaattattatacaacaGCATTATTGTTAGTCTTCTTGATATTCGAAATCTAAATCTGCATTGTATCCCTTAATATCGTCAATAATTTCTTCGCCAGCTATAAGCGACGTATAAAAACTCTGATCTGCCTTTTATACCATTAAGTTTAGGCGTTGAAATTGGTTTGCCATTAGGATAAAGTATTGGCAATTGTAAACTAAATACTTCTGTCTGTTTGCCCTTATGTGTTGGTTTAATATCTCCTCTACAAAAGAATCTTGATCAtgtctgaatttaaaaaatatactacaaGGGGGgcttttattaagttttatttcccTGACATCAAGCCAGTTTATGTTTTCCCTAATAATATCTtgttttctattaataatatgtttCTCTAATACTTcggaagaaataaaatcattcttAGTCATTGCATGTATTATGAATGGACTCTTTTTTATTGAATTCTTCATGACATTGACGTAATCCTGTGGCGTATATAACCTTTGCTGATATTTTAATGCCTTTTCAATGTCCTTAAAATCCGAATCGTTGGGTAAGAAACT from the Anthonomus grandis grandis chromosome 10, icAntGran1.3, whole genome shotgun sequence genome contains:
- the LOC126741347 gene encoding uncharacterized protein LOC126741347; the protein is MAGKKSQQVISLVDFVILQFFYAFQTIYEGFTSILKWDFWQKDIKAIDPPEPTTATTKRHFIQLYKPDPQEGAEQPQCYINVIEFDNSRQEEEIRKRKRSYDFPMNRGAEYQRHQRTRSENEIQRFYCSNLRY